In Laspinema palackyanum D2c, a single window of DNA contains:
- a CDS encoding DedA family protein has translation MLDWITNTITAFNYWGIALLMFLENIIPPIPSELIMPLAGFTVTQGKLVFWGVVVAGTVGSLLGALPWYYVSRKLGENRLKQWIDQYGKWLKLNSEDINKSQEWFRKYGSLVVLFGRLIPGIRTFISVPAGLQKMPFIEFLGYSLIGSLCWNLLLTYAGFVLGQNYGLVEKFLGPVAAVVLVGLALFFIIWVVQRKRQ, from the coding sequence ATGCTGGATTGGATTACGAACACAATTACCGCTTTTAACTATTGGGGCATCGCTTTGTTGATGTTCCTAGAGAATATTATTCCGCCAATTCCTTCGGAACTTATTATGCCCTTGGCTGGATTTACTGTTACCCAAGGTAAACTCGTCTTTTGGGGGGTAGTAGTTGCGGGAACGGTCGGCTCTCTTCTCGGGGCCTTACCTTGGTATTATGTGAGCAGAAAGCTGGGGGAGAATCGATTAAAACAATGGATAGACCAATATGGAAAATGGCTAAAATTGAACAGTGAAGATATTAATAAATCTCAAGAGTGGTTTAGAAAATATGGGTCATTAGTTGTTTTGTTTGGACGACTAATTCCGGGAATTCGTACCTTTATTTCGGTTCCAGCGGGTTTGCAAAAGATGCCTTTTATTGAATTTTTAGGGTACTCGTTAATTGGGTCACTCTGCTGGAATCTTTTGCTCACTTATGCGGGCTTTGTATTGGGGCAGAATTATGGGCTGGTTGAGAAGTTTTTAGGTCCAGTTGCGGCAGTTGTGCTGGTTGGATTGGCACTTTTCTTTATTATCTGGGTAGTCCAGCGGAAAAGGCAGTAG
- a CDS encoding glycosyltransferase family 4 protein, whose amino-acid sequence MLNLNQNRIALISVTGDPAAEIGKEEAGGQNVYVLQVGLALAKLGWKVDMFTRRNHPEQAAIVNHHPDCRTIRLSAGPARFIGRDKIFGYLPEFVKAFQEFQDREGIQYSLIHSHYWLSSWVGMELSKHQPLRLVHTYHSLGAVKYQSVTDKPAIASTRLATEKACLETADRIIATSPQEQQHMRKLVSTKGEIEVIPCGTDINRFGSVSRTEARAELGIKPDAKVVLYVGRFDRRKGIETLVRAVGQSSLLESDRDKLQLIIGGGYRPGQSDGIERDRIHGIVKDLGIDDITTFPGQLGKTNLHLYYAAADVCVVPSHYEPFGLVAIEAMASRTPVVASDVGGLKFTVVPEITGLLAPPKDERAFAVAIDRILSNPEWRDELGGSGCLRVELAFSWESVANRLALVYNQLLSEPVVPMTSPVLAA is encoded by the coding sequence ATGCTAAACCTAAACCAAAATCGGATTGCTTTAATTTCTGTTACTGGCGACCCCGCCGCAGAAATCGGTAAGGAAGAGGCCGGAGGCCAAAACGTTTACGTTCTCCAAGTCGGCTTGGCCCTTGCCAAACTCGGATGGAAGGTGGATATGTTTACCCGCCGAAACCATCCCGAACAAGCGGCAATTGTGAATCACCATCCCGATTGTCGAACTATCCGCCTAAGTGCAGGACCCGCTAGGTTTATTGGTCGAGATAAAATATTTGGATACCTGCCTGAGTTTGTGAAAGCGTTCCAGGAATTTCAAGACAGAGAAGGTATTCAATATTCCCTGATTCATAGCCATTACTGGTTATCCTCCTGGGTGGGAATGGAACTATCCAAGCATCAACCCCTGCGACTGGTGCATACCTATCATTCCCTGGGTGCGGTTAAGTATCAATCTGTCACGGATAAACCGGCGATCGCCTCTACCCGACTGGCAACGGAAAAAGCCTGTTTGGAAACAGCCGATCGCATCATTGCCACCAGTCCTCAAGAACAACAGCACATGAGGAAACTGGTCTCAACCAAGGGTGAAATCGAAGTGATTCCCTGTGGGACGGATATCAACCGATTTGGCAGTGTCTCTCGGACGGAAGCAAGAGCAGAATTAGGGATTAAACCCGATGCGAAAGTGGTGCTTTATGTGGGTCGGTTTGATCGCCGTAAAGGAATCGAGACTCTGGTGCGTGCCGTGGGACAGTCTAGCTTATTAGAGAGCGATCGTGACAAATTGCAACTGATTATCGGAGGCGGTTATCGTCCCGGACAAAGTGATGGTATCGAACGCGATCGCATTCACGGCATCGTCAAAGACCTGGGAATTGATGACATTACCACCTTCCCCGGACAGTTAGGCAAAACGAATCTGCATCTGTACTATGCTGCCGCCGATGTCTGCGTCGTCCCCAGTCATTATGAACCTTTTGGATTAGTGGCGATCGAAGCAATGGCAAGTCGGACCCCCGTGGTTGCCAGCGATGTGGGTGGATTAAAATTCACCGTCGTCCCGGAAATCACCGGACTCTTGGCCCCTCCCAAAGATGAACGGGCCTTTGCAGTGGCGATCGACCGGATCCTCAGCAATCCCGAATGGCGCGATGAACTCGGAGGTTCCGGTTGCCTGCGAGTAGAATTAGCCTTTAGCTGGGAGAGTGTCGCCAACCGACTCGCGCTGGTTTATAACCAACTCCTGTCGGAACCTGTTGTTCCGATGACTTCCCCAGTTCTCGCCGCTTAG